One genomic window of Glycine max cultivar Williams 82 chromosome 16, Glycine_max_v4.0, whole genome shotgun sequence includes the following:
- the LOC102661181 gene encoding protein NUCLEAR FUSION DEFECTIVE 4, translated as MVFSAKYGRSDGNSWASIKGFSLQVLTGRWFMMFSSFMIMSVSGATYMFSLYSREIKLVLGYDQSTLNQLSFFKDLGANIGILSGLINEVTPPWASLLIGGVLNFFGYFAIWLAVTGKIAKPQVWNMCLYIFIGANSHCSTKTGAVVTSVKNFPGIRGIVLGLLSGYQGVSAAIITQLYYAFYGNDSKSLILLMAWLPTATAIVFLPVIRNHRSIQQPNDTKAFYRFLYLSLVLAGFLMIVIIAQQCFTFSPNEYNVTTTVMLLLLILPLAVVIVEEHKIWKSRQQNINREDSQMLLANYPNIATENPYQEESSHTEQTVEEKVSCWENILRPPERGEDHTILQAIFSLDMVVLLLVSICSFGSNLTMVNNLSQIGISLGYPAHTITTFVSLMSLWIYLGKVIQGVVAEFILSKFKVPRPFMLTSLLLLSCVGHLLIAFNVPNGLYIASIVIGFCFGANWPLLYSIISELFGLKHYSTLFNVGSISSPIGSYLLSVRVAGYLYDMEARRQMEALGQKTSPGEELNCNGDECYKLAFITMTAVCLFGACLSLILVFRTIQLYRRDLYKKFNGATTDVTETTDVTETAVS; from the coding sequence ATGGTATTCTCTGCAAAATATGGGAGAAGTGATGGAAATAGTTGGGCAAGCATCAAAGGCTTTTCCCTCCAAGTCCTCACAGGGAGGTGGTTCATGATGTTTTCATCATTTATGATCATGTCAGTGTCAGGAGCAACCTACATGTTTAGCCTCTACTCCCGGGAAATCAAGTTGGTTCTTGGTTATGACCAATCCACTCTTAATCAGTTAAGTTTCTTTAAGGACTTGGGTGCCAACATAGGCATTCTTTCAGGCCTAATCAACGAGGTCACACCCCCTTGGGCTAGCTTATTAATTGGTGGAGTTCTCAACTTTTTTGGGTACTTTGCAATTTGGCTTGCTGTCACCGGCAAAATTGCAAAGCCCCAAGTGTGGAACATGTGCTTGTACATCTTCATTGGAGCAAATTCCCATTGCTCAACCAAAACTGGAGCTGTTGTGACCAGTGTCAAGAACTTCCCTGGCATCAGAGGCATTGTCTTAGGCCTTTTGAGTGGGTATCAGGGTGTAAGTGCAGCAATAATTACTCAGCTATACTATGCCTTCTATGGAAATGACTCCAAATCCCTCATTTTGCTCATGGCATGGCTACCAACTGCTACAGCTATTGTGTTCCTTCCAGTTATCAGAAACCACAGGAGTATTCAACAGCCAAATGACACTAAAGCTTTCTATAGGTTCCTCTATTTGTCATTAGTCCTAGCGGGGTTCCTAATGATCGTAATTATAGCACAACAATGTTTCACTTTCTCTCCAAATGAATATAATGTTACTACCACTGTGATGCTTCTTTTGCTCATCCTTCCACTGGCTGTTGTTATTGTAGAAGAACACAAGATTTGGAAGAGTAGACAACAAAACATCAATAGGGAAGATAGTCAAATGTTGTTGGCAAACTATCCCAATATAGCTACAGAAAATCCTTATCAAGAGGAGTCTTCCCATACAGAACAAACTGTCGAAGAAAAAGTATCCTGTTGGGAAAACATACTCAGGCCCCCAGAAAGGGGTGAAGATCATACAATACTTCAAGCCATTTTTAGCCTTGACATGGTGGTTCTCTTATTAGTTTCTATATGTTCATTTGGTAGCAACCTGACTATGGTAAATAACTTAAGTCAAATTGGAATTTCATTAGGGTATCCAGCACATACCATAACCACATTTGTCTCCCTTATGTCCCTTTGGATCTATTTAGGTAAGGTCATTCAAGGGGTTGTCGCAGAATTTATCTTATCCAAATTTAAAGTCCCTAGACCTTTCATGCTCACATCGTTACTTCTATTATCTTGTGTTGGTCATCTTTTAATTGCATTCAATGTCCCAAATGGTCTCTATATAGCCTCAATTGTTATTGGCTTCTGCTTTGGGGCTAACTGGCCATTACTCTATTCCATCATATCTGAACTTTTTGGCCTTAAACATTATTCAACATTGTTCAATGTTGGGTCAATATCAAGTCCAATTGGGTCATACTTGCTCAGTGTGAGGGTTGCAGGGTATTTATATGATATGGAAGCAAGAAGGCAAATGGAAGCTTTGGGGCAAAAGACAAGTCCAGGGGAGGAGCTGAACTGCAATGGTGATGAGTGCTACAAGTTGGCATTCATTACAATGACTGCAGTTTGCTTGTTTGGGGCATGTTTGTCACTCATTCTGGTCTTTAGGACCATACAACTTTATAGAAGAGACCTATACAAGAAATTCAATGGTGCTACAACTGATGTAACTGAAACAACTGATGTAACTGAAACGGCTGTGTCTTAG
- the LOC100788550 gene encoding laccase-15-like isoform X1, which translates to MKMWLGKKIIFLQTLLCFSIVGTNSHGLKEYHFVLKEAHYRRLCSSKPILTVNGQFPGPTVRAYYGETIYVNVHNKGKYNITLHWHGVKQPRNPWSDGPEYITQCPIKPGGKFRQMLIFSIEEGTIWWHAHSDWARATVHGAIYIYPRKGESYPFPTPDEEVPIVLGEWWKSDVSDVYEEFLRNGGSPNESDAITINGQPGDLYPCSKSETFKLNVHYGKTYHLRMVNAAMNLVLFFAVSKHNLTVVGVDSAYSKPLTRDYICIAPGQTADVLLHANQEPNDYYMAARAYSSALGVAFNNGITTARIHYHENHAPNKSPSLPYLPLYNDTKAVFDYYVSIKGLNEADPYQVPTNITTHMLTTLSINTFPCPENQTCAGPNGTRLASSVNNISFENPTIDILEAYYYHIKGVYHKGLPKFPPLKFDFNAEYLPLELQIPKKGTKVAVIKFGSTVELVFQGTNLVTGIDHPMHLHGTSFFAVGYGFGNFDKHKDRKTYNLIDPPLMNTILVPKNGWASIRSVVCALPSRPPPLLGHGDCVYCDEWGRRC; encoded by the exons ATGAAAATGTGGCTTGGCAAGAAAATTATCTTCCTTCAAACTCTGCTTTGTTTTTCCATAGTTGGAACCAATTCCCATGGATTGAAGGAATACCATTTTGTT CTGAAAGAAGCTCATTATAGAAGACTCTGCAGCTCAAAACCCATATTGACAGTGAATGGACAATTTCCAGGGCCAACTGTTAGAGCCTACTATGGTGAAACGATATATGTCAATGTTCACAACAAGGGAAAATACAACATCACCTTGCACTG GCATGGAGTGAAACAACCAAGGAATCCATGGTCAGATGGCCCTGAATACATCACCCAGTGCCCCATCAAACCTGGTGGGAAATTCAGGCAGATGTTGATTTTTTCTATTGAGGAAGGAACCATATGGTGGCATGCTCATAGTGACTGGGCAAGAGCCACTGTCCATGGAGCTATCTATATTTATCCAAGAAAGGGTGAATCCTACCCTTTTCCCACACCTGATGAAGAAGTGCCTATTGTATTAG GAGAATGGTGGAAGAGTGATGTCAGCGATGTGTATGAGGAATTTCTCAGAAATGGAGGATCCCCAAATGAATCTGATGCTATCACAATAAATGGTCAACCTGGTGATCTCTATCCTTGCTCCAAATCAG AAACATTCAAGTTAAATGTGCACTATGGCAAGACTTATCATCTGCGCATGGTCAATGCTGCAATGAATCTCGTTCTCTTTTTTGCCGTTTCAAAGCACAATCTCACAGTTGTTGGTGTTGATAGTGCCTACTCTAAGCCATTAACAAGAGATTACATATGCATAGCTCCAGGACAAACAGCTGATGTATTATTGCATGCCAACCAAGAGCCTAATGACTACTACATGGCTGCAAGGGCATATTCAAGTGCACTTGGAGTTGCCTTTAATAATGGCATAACCACAGCTAGGATCCACTATCATGAGAATCATGCTCCAAACAAATCTCCTTCATTACCTTATCTCCCTCTTTACAACGACACAAAAGCAGTTTTTGACTACTATGTTAGCATTAAGGGCTTAAATGAAGCAGACCCCTATCAAGTCCCTACAAATATCACCACTCATATGCTAACCACCCTTTCAATTAACACATTTCCATGCCCTGAAAACCAAACCTGTGCAGGACCAAATGGAACACGTTTAGCTTCTAGCGTGAACAACATAAGTTTTGAAAACCCTACCATTGACATACTAGAAGCCTATTACTACCACATCAAAGGGGTGTATCACAAGGGGTTACCAAAATTTCCTCCTTTGAAATTTGACTTTAATGCAGAGTATTTGCCTCTAGAACTTCAGATACCAAAGAAAGGAACCAAGGTGGCTGTTATTAAATTTGGTTCAACAGTTGAACTTGTTTTTCAAGGGACAAATTTGGTTACTGGGATAGACCATCCTATGCATCTGCATGGCACTAGTTTCTTTGCTGTTGGATATGGGTTTGGGAATTTTGATAAACACAAGGACCGCAAGACATACAATCTCATTGATCCTCCCCTTATGAATACAATACTAGTGCCCAAGAATGGTTGGGCCAGCATAAG GAGTGTGGTTTGTGCATTGCCATCTAGACCGCCACCTCTCTTGGGGCATGGAGACTGTGTTTATTGTGACGAATGGGGAAGGAGATGCTGA
- the LOC102667885 gene encoding serine/threonine-protein kinase SRK2A isoform X1, giving the protein MYLSFSKISLKNTLLLFTPRKFLSVKSLLRAQQQHTPSTRTKTCFKLVGELPFVDKEDTQNLHKTVKTVMAVQYKFPDKVCISSEDSKNLISRIFVANPAMRITLKEIKSHQWF; this is encoded by the exons ATGTATTTgtctttttctaaaatatccttAAAAAACACACTCCTTTTGTTCACTCCCCGCAAGTTTCTTTCCGTGAAATCCCTATTGAGAGCGCAACAACAACACACACCATCAACAAGGACGAAGACTTGCTTCAAG TTGGTAGGAGAATTGCCATTTGTGGACAAAGAGGATACCCAAAATCTACACAAAACAGTAAAG aCAGTTATGGCTGTTCAATACAAGTTCCCTGACAAAGTTTGCATATCATCTGAAGACAGTAAAAATCTGATATCCCGCATTTTTGTGGCAAATCCAGCAATG AGAATCACCCTAAAGGAAATCAAGTCACATCAATGGTTTTAA
- the LOC100788550 gene encoding laccase-15-like precursor (The RefSeq protein has 4 substitutions compared to this genomic sequence), producing the protein MKMWLGKKIIFLQTLLCFSIVGTNSHGLKEYHFVLKEAHYRRLCSSKPILTVNGQFPGPTVRAYYGETIYVNVHNKGKYNITLHWHGVKQPRNPWSDGPEYITQCPIKPGGKFRQMLIFSIEEGTIWWHAHSDWARATVHGAIYIYPRKGESYPFPTPDEEVPIVLGEWWKSDVSDVYEEFLRNGGSPNESDAITINGQPGDLYPCSKSETFKLNVHYGKTYHLRMVNAAMNLVLFFAVSKHNLTVAGVDSAYSKPLTRDYICIAPGQTADVLLHANQEPNDYYMAARAYSSALGVAFNNGITTARIHYHENHAPNKSPSLPYLPLYNDTKAVFDYYVSIKGLNEADPYQVPTNITTHMLTTLSINTFPCPENQTCAGPNGTRLASSVNNISFENPTIDILEAYYYHIKGVYHKGLPKFPPLKFDFNAEYLPLELQIPKKGTKVAVIKFGSTVELVFQGTNLVTGIDHPMHLHGTSFFAVEYGFGNFDKHKDRKTYNLIDPPLMNTILVPKNGWASIRYRASNPGVWFVHCHLDRHLSWGMETVFIVRNGEGDAEILPLPPDMPQC; encoded by the exons ATGAAAATGTGGCTTGGCAAGAAAATTATCTTCCTTCAAACTCTGCTTTGTTTTTCCATAGTTGGAACCAATTCCCATGGATTGAAGGAATACCATTTTGTT CTGAAAGAAGCTCATTATAGAAGACTCTGCAGCTCAAAACCCATATTGACAGTGAATGGACAATTTCCAGGGCCAACTGTTAGAGCCTACTATGGTGAAACGATATATGTCAATGTTCACAACAAGGGAAAATACAACATCACCTTGCACTG GCATGGAGTGAAACAACCAAGGAATCCATGGTCAGATGGCCCTGAATACATCACCCAGTGCCCCATCAAACCTGGTGGGAAATTCAGGCAGATGTTGATTTTTTCTATTGAGGAAGGAACCATATGGTGGCATGCTCATAGTGACTGGGCAAGAGCCACTGTCCATGGAGCTATCTATATTTATCCAAGAAAGGGTGAATCCTACCCTTTTCCCACACCTGATGAAGAAGTGCCTATTGTATTAG GAGAATGGTGGAAGAGTGATGTCAGCGATGTGTATGAGGAATTTCTCAGAAATGGAGGATCCCCAAATGAATCTGATGCTATCACAATAAATGGTCAACCTGGTGATCTCTATCCTTGCTCCAAATCAG AAACATTCAAGTTAAATGTGCACTATGGCAAGACTTATCATCTGCGCATGGTCAATGCTGCAATGAATCTCGTTCTCTTTTTTGCCGTTTCAAAGCACAATCTCACAGTTGTTGGTGTTGATAGTGCCTACTCTAAGCCATTAACAAGAGATTACATATGCATAGCTCCAGGACAAACAGCTGATGTATTATTGCATGCCAACCAAGAGCCTAATGACTACTACATGGCTGCAAGGGCATATTCAAGTGCACTTGGAGTTGCCTTTAATAATGGCATAACCACAGCTAGGATCCACTATCATGAGAATCATGCTCCAAACAAATCTCCTTCATTACCTTATCTCCCTCTTTACAACGACACAAAAGCAGTTTTTGACTACTATGTTAGCATTAAGGGCTTAAATGAAGCAGACCCCTATCAAGTCCCTACAAATATCACCACTCATATGCTAACCACCCTTTCAATTAACACATTTCCATGCCCTGAAAACCAAACCTGTGCAGGACCAAATGGAACACGTTTAGCTTCTAGCGTGAACAACATAAGTTTTGAAAACCCTACCATTGACATACTAGAAGCCTATTACTACCACATCAAAGGGGTGTATCACAAGGGGTTACCAAAATTTCCTCCTTTGAAATTTGACTTTAATGCAGAGTATTTGCCTCTAGAACTTCAGATACCAAAGAAAGGAACCAAGGTGGCTGTTATTAAATTTGGTTCAACAGTTGAACTTGTTTTTCAAGGGACAAATTTGGTTACTGGGATAGACCATCCTATGCATCTGCATGGCACTAGTTTCTTTGCTGTTGGATATGGGTTTGGGAATTTTGATAAACACAAGGACCGCAAGACATACAATCTCATTGATCCTCCCCTTATGAATACAATACTAGTGCCCAAGAATGGTTGGGCCAGCATAAGGTATAGGGCTTCTAACCCAG GAGTGTGGTTTGTGCATTGCCATCTAGACCGCCACCTCTCTTGGGGCATGGAGACTGTGTTTATTGTGACGAATGGGGAAGGAGATGCTGAAATACTACCTCCTCCTCCAGATATGCCCcagtgttga
- the LOC100306226 gene encoding putative adenylate kinase translates to MVQENGKRKKPNILVTGTPGTGKTTVCTALAEATQLCHINVGELVKEKNLHDGWDDELDCYLLNEDLVCDELEDVMEEGGNIVDYHGCDFFPERWFDCVVVLQTDNTILYDRLSRRGYKDSKLSNNIECEIFQVLLEEAKESYSEEKVIAMKSDNIEDVSRNVATLTDWVRNWSLPSHS, encoded by the exons ATGGTGCAAGAAAATGGCAAGAGGAAGAAACCAAACATTCTGGTGACTGGCACACCGGGGACAGGAAAGACAACTGTGTGCACTGCTCTAGCTGAAGCCACCCAGCTCTGTCACATCAATGTCGGAGAattagtcaaagaaaagaacttGCATGATGGATGGGATGATGAGCTTGATTGTTACCTTCTTAATGAAGACTTG GTTTGTGATGAACTTGAGGATGTTATGGAAGAGGGGGGAAACATTGTGGACTACCATGGCTGTGATTTCTTTCCTGAGCGTTGGTTTGATTGCGTGGTTGTACTTCAAACTGATAACACCATTTTGTATGACCGTTTGAGTAGGAG GGGGTACAAAGATTCAAAGCTTTCGAACAATATTGAATGTGAAATCTTCCAAGTTCTGCTTGAGGAGGCTAAAGAAAGTTACTCGGAGGAGAAAGTGATTGCAATGAAGAGTGATAATATAGAAGACGTTAGTAGAAATGTGGCAACTCTGACAGATTGGGTCAGAAATTGGTCTTTACCCTCACattcttaa
- the LOC100787483 gene encoding UDP-glycosyltransferase 74G1 → MNTYAVWGRSKQTLESEMKEQRKNHAAHCLVLPYPAQGHINPMLQFSKRLVQRGVKVTLVTVVSNWKNMRNKNFTSIEVESISDGYDDGGLAAAESLEAYIETFWRVGSQTFAELVQKLAGSSHPPDCVIYDAFMPWVLDVAKKFGLLGATFFTQTCTTNNIYFHVYKKLIELPLTQAEYLLPGLPKLAAGDLPSFLNKYGSYPGYFDVVVNQFVNIDKADWVLANSFYELEQGVVDWLVKIWPLKPIGPCLPSIYLDKRLQDDKDYGVNMYNPNSEACIKWLDEKPKGSVVYVSFGSMAGLNEEQTEELAWGLGDSGSYFMWVIRDCDKGKLPKEFADTSEKGLIVSWCPQLQVLTHEALGCFLTHCGWNSTLEALSLGVPVIAMPLWTDQITNAKLLKDVWKIGVKAVADEKEIVRRETITHCIKEILETEKGNEIKKNAIKWKNLAKSYVDEGGNSDKNIAEFVEELAHRCAAIN, encoded by the exons atgaacacatatgCAGTGTGGGGAAGGAGTAAACAAACGTTGGAGTCAGAAATGAAAGAGCAAAGGAAAAACCATGCAGCTCACTGTCTTGTCCTACCTTATCCAGCCCAAGGACACATCAATCCTATGCTTCAGTTCTCCAAGCGTTTGGTGCAGAGAGGAGTGAAGGTAACACTTGTAACTGTTGTGTCCAATTGGAAGAACATGAGAAACAAAAACTTCACTTCCATTGAAGTTGAGAGCATCTCAGATGGCTATGATGATGGAGGGCTTGCAGCAGCAGAGAGTCTTGAGGCTTACATAGAGACCTTTTGGAGGGTTGGATCACAAACTTTTGCTGAGCTTGTTCAGAAGCTTGCAGGGTCAAGCCACCCTCCAGATTGTGTTATCTATGATGCTTTCATGCCGTGGGTTCTTGATGTTGCCAAGAAATTTGGGCTACTTGGTGCTACTTTCTTCACTCAGACATGCACAACAAACAACATATACTTCCATGTTTATAAGAAGTTGATAGAGTTGCCTCTTACACAGGCAGAATATTTGTTGCCAGGGTTGCCAAAACTTGCAGCTGGGGACTTGCCATCTTTCTTGAACAAATATGGGTCCTATCCAGGCTACTTTGATGTAGTTGTGAATCAATTTGTCAACATTGATAAAGCAGATTGGGTTCTTGCAAACAGTTTTTATGAACTGGAGCAGGGG GTTGTGGATTGGCTGGTGAAGATTTGGCCATTAAAGCCAATAGGACCATGCCTGCCATCTATCTACTTGGACAAAAGACTCCAAGATGACAAGGACTATGGTGTTAACATGTATAATCCAAACTCAGAAGCTTGCATCAAATGGCTTGATGAAAAACCAAAAGGGTCAGTTGTGTATGTCTCTTTCGGGAGCATGGCAGGGCTTAATGAGGAGCAAACTGAGGAACTGGCTTGGGGTTTGGGAGATAGTGGAAGTTATTTCATGTGGGTGATTAGAGATTGTGATAAGGGAAAGCTTCCAAAGGAGTTTGCTGACACATCAGAGAAGGGTTTAATAGTCTCATGGTGTCCCCAACTACAAGTCCTAACACATGAGGCTTTGGGGTGTTTTCTCACACACTGTGGTTGGAACTCCACATTGGAAGCTTTGAGCTTAGGAGTTCCAGTGATTGCAATGCCACTGTGGACAGACCAGATCACAAATGCAAAACTTCTAAAGGATGTGTGGAAAATTGGAGTCAAAGCTGTTGCTGATGAGAAAGAGATAGTTAGAAGAGAAACAATCACACATTGCATAAAGGAAATATTGGAGACtgaaaaaggaaatgaaataaagaaaaatgccATCAAATGGAAGAATCTGGCCAAGAGTTATGTTGATGAGGGAGGAAATTCTGATAAAAATATTGCAGAATTTGTGGAAGAATTGGCTCACCGCTGTGCTGCAATAAATTGA
- the LOC102667885 gene encoding serine/threonine-protein kinase SRK2J isoform X2 produces the protein MYLSFSKISLKNTLLLFTPRKFLSVKSLLRAQQQHTPSTRTKTCFKLVGELPFVDKEDTQNLHKTVKTVMAVQYKFPDKVCISSEDSKNLISRIFVANPAMNQWQSWAEFLQVF, from the exons ATGTATTTgtctttttctaaaatatccttAAAAAACACACTCCTTTTGTTCACTCCCCGCAAGTTTCTTTCCGTGAAATCCCTATTGAGAGCGCAACAACAACACACACCATCAACAAGGACGAAGACTTGCTTCAAG TTGGTAGGAGAATTGCCATTTGTGGACAAAGAGGATACCCAAAATCTACACAAAACAGTAAAG aCAGTTATGGCTGTTCAATACAAGTTCCCTGACAAAGTTTGCATATCATCTGAAGACAGTAAAAATCTGATATCCCGCATTTTTGTGGCAAATCCAGCAATG AACCAGTGGCAATCTTGGGCGGAATTTTTGCAGGTATTTTAA